A single region of the Mycobacterium lentiflavum genome encodes:
- a CDS encoding condensation domain-containing protein, giving the protein MRIGKITIGALDDWTLTPGSVTSWHPTDAAKDKVRQAPVSSVPVSYMQGQHLRNYCERTAAGLNFSRQIIATCELPGTCDVAAMNHAVNAYLRRHDTFRSWFEHTGTGEFVRHTLRDPADIEFAPINHGQMTVDEIHAHVVAIPNPLQWGCFTFGIIQNESHFTFFAAMDHVHGDATLIGTTMMEANGMYSALSSGGEALALPDAGSFDDFCTREREYTSTLTLDSPEVRAWIDFADNNNGGFPEFPLPLGNPLESSRSQMTSELLMDVAQTERFESACTAAGARFVGGLFACFALLEHEFTGALTYYGLTPRDSRTAADNFMTQGWFTGLIPITVPIAATSFGDAAWAAQASFDSGLDMAKVPYYRVLELAPWLRWPRPNFPVSNFFHGGAAPLNAILAAADLGLAENIGIYPDGRYSYQLTIYVFRYGEGTVMAIMHPDNPVALKSVRRYMAAMKSVCGRVAGSGHWGRVA; this is encoded by the coding sequence TTGCGCATCGGGAAAATCACGATCGGCGCGCTCGATGATTGGACGCTGACTCCGGGCTCGGTCACTTCGTGGCACCCGACGGATGCGGCAAAAGACAAGGTCCGACAAGCGCCGGTCAGCTCGGTGCCGGTCAGTTACATGCAGGGCCAGCATCTTCGGAACTACTGTGAGCGGACAGCCGCGGGGCTGAACTTCTCCCGGCAGATCATCGCGACCTGTGAGTTACCTGGGACTTGTGATGTCGCGGCGATGAACCATGCGGTCAACGCCTATCTGCGGCGACACGACACGTTCCGCAGTTGGTTCGAGCACACCGGCACCGGTGAGTTCGTCCGGCATACGCTGCGCGATCCGGCTGATATTGAGTTCGCGCCAATCAACCACGGCCAGATGACAGTTGACGAGATACACGCTCATGTCGTGGCCATACCGAACCCGCTGCAGTGGGGCTGTTTCACCTTCGGGATCATCCAAAACGAGAGCCATTTCACATTTTTTGCCGCGATGGATCACGTGCACGGGGACGCGACGCTGATCGGCACAACGATGATGGAAGCCAACGGAATGTATTCGGCGTTGAGCAGCGGCGGTGAGGCGCTGGCTCTTCCCGATGCCGGTAGCTTCGACGATTTCTGCACCCGCGAACGCGAGTACACGTCGACGCTGACCCTTGATTCGCCCGAGGTACGCGCGTGGATTGACTTCGCCGACAACAACAATGGCGGTTTCCCAGAATTCCCGCTCCCACTGGGCAACCCGTTGGAGTCCAGTCGCAGTCAGATGACCTCCGAACTTCTGATGGACGTGGCCCAGACGGAGCGATTCGAATCCGCCTGCACCGCCGCCGGGGCACGCTTCGTCGGTGGCCTGTTCGCCTGCTTCGCCCTGCTGGAGCATGAGTTCACCGGCGCTCTGACGTATTACGGTCTCACCCCTAGAGATTCGCGGACGGCCGCGGACAATTTCATGACACAGGGCTGGTTTACCGGCTTGATTCCAATCACCGTGCCCATCGCCGCCACCTCTTTCGGTGATGCGGCATGGGCAGCGCAGGCCTCTTTTGATTCCGGTCTGGACATGGCGAAGGTGCCGTACTACCGCGTACTGGAATTAGCGCCGTGGTTGCGCTGGCCGCGGCCAAACTTTCCGGTGTCGAACTTCTTTCATGGCGGCGCTGCTCCGCTCAATGCGATTCTTGCCGCGGCCGACCTGGGCCTCGCGGAAAATATCGGGATCTATCCCGACGGCCGGTATTCCTATCAGCTGACCATTTATGTATTCCGGTACGGCGAGGGCACCGTCATGGCGATCATGCATCCCGACAATCCGGTCGCCCTGAAATCCGTACGCCGCTACATGGCGGCGATGAAGTCCGTGTGCGGCCGGGTCGCTGGCAGCGGGCACTGGGGGCGCGTCGCGTAG
- a CDS encoding RND family transporter, whose product MRRLTDFVVRWPWVVIGLWVAVAVALPLTLPSLGEMAQRHPLALLPNDAPSSISAREMTKAFHESGSEDLLLVVLTDDKGLGPADEAVYRKLVDTLRQDTRDVLMVQDFISTPPLRSVVTSKDHKAWVLPVGVAGELGTPQSYAAFNRISDIVTHCVAGTPLTVNVTGPAATVADLTVAGDKDRLPIELAIAVLVLIVLLVIYRSAVTMLLPLLTIGISLVIAQAAVAAYSLFTGAGVSNQSIVFLSAIMAGAGTDYAVFLISRYHDYLRSGADSDQAIKRAMISIGKVIGASAATVGITFLLISFARMGVFKTVGASSAIGIGVAFLAALTLLPAILVIAGPRGWVKPRRELTARFWRRSGIRIVRRPRANLVASVLVLIILASCAGLVRYNYDDRKALPASAASSVGYAALDRHFPVNQSIPQYILIQSPHDLRTPKALADLEQMADRVSQLPNIAAVSGITRPTGNVPEQFRATYQAGAIGTLLAGGSTMINDHTGDLNRLVAGSGTLANSLGEVRGQVSQLAASLEELQSAFSSAKSQYSGDALVKQVDIAAQLVDHVNSLSNAMGWNFSAARNVFAWIGPVLAALQGNPICDADQSCSATRGTFEQLVGSRDQADLDAINDLAHQLQDYQDKRALKSSTDRVRAALGKLTKVMHSMGMDKPGGLQANLNSVQDGANRLAGGSRQIADAVAALVDQVKQLGSGLGESAAFLLSLKRDAAQPAMAGFNIPPQLLHLEEFQKAAKVFISPDGHSVRYLVQTKLNPFSTEAMDQVNAITAAARGAQPNTALSDATISMAGYTVGLKDTRDYYQHDIRFIIAVTLLVVLVTLIALLRAIVAPLYLVASVVISYLSAVGIGVLVFQYLLGQQLHWSVPPLAFVVLVAVGADYNMLLVSRMREESGHSMRYSIIRTLSSTGGVITAAGLIFAASMCGLLFSGIGTVVQGGFVIGVGILLDTFLVRTVTVPAIAALVGRANWWPSRVVVRRRAEPQPVRGYA is encoded by the coding sequence ATGCGACGGCTGACCGATTTCGTGGTGCGGTGGCCCTGGGTAGTGATCGGGCTCTGGGTCGCGGTGGCGGTCGCTCTTCCCCTGACTTTGCCCTCGCTGGGCGAGATGGCCCAGAGGCATCCGCTCGCGTTACTGCCCAACGACGCGCCGTCGAGCATCAGCGCGCGCGAGATGACCAAGGCGTTTCACGAATCAGGTTCAGAGGACCTGTTGTTGGTGGTGCTGACGGACGACAAGGGGCTCGGCCCGGCCGACGAAGCCGTCTACCGCAAACTGGTGGACACGCTGCGCCAAGACACCCGAGATGTCTTGATGGTGCAGGATTTCATCAGCACGCCGCCGCTGCGCTCGGTCGTGACCAGCAAGGATCACAAAGCGTGGGTGCTACCGGTCGGCGTCGCCGGCGAGCTGGGCACACCACAGTCCTACGCCGCGTTCAACCGGATCAGCGACATCGTCACACACTGCGTCGCGGGAACGCCCCTGACGGTCAACGTCACCGGCCCCGCAGCGACCGTCGCCGACCTCACGGTCGCCGGCGACAAGGACCGGCTTCCGATCGAGCTGGCGATCGCCGTTCTGGTGCTGATCGTCCTGCTGGTGATTTATCGCAGTGCGGTCACGATGCTGCTGCCGTTGCTGACGATCGGGATATCGCTGGTCATCGCGCAGGCGGCGGTGGCGGCTTACTCCCTGTTTACCGGAGCCGGCGTCTCGAACCAGTCCATCGTATTTCTGAGCGCCATAATGGCGGGCGCCGGAACGGATTACGCGGTCTTCCTGATCAGTCGTTATCACGACTATTTGCGCTCGGGGGCGGATTCCGATCAGGCGATCAAACGCGCGATGATTTCGATCGGCAAAGTCATCGGCGCATCCGCCGCCACCGTCGGCATCACTTTTCTCCTGATCAGCTTTGCCCGAATGGGAGTGTTCAAGACGGTCGGCGCGTCGTCGGCGATCGGGATCGGCGTCGCCTTCCTCGCCGCGCTGACACTGCTGCCGGCGATTCTGGTAATCGCGGGGCCGCGCGGCTGGGTCAAGCCACGTCGCGAACTGACCGCCCGGTTCTGGCGGCGTTCGGGGATCCGCATCGTGCGACGGCCCAGGGCCAATCTGGTCGCCAGTGTGCTGGTGCTGATCATCCTGGCCAGCTGCGCGGGGCTGGTGCGCTACAACTACGACGACCGCAAGGCCCTGCCGGCGTCCGCTGCTAGCTCCGTCGGCTATGCCGCGCTGGATCGGCATTTCCCGGTGAATCAATCCATTCCGCAGTACATCCTCATCCAATCGCCGCATGACCTTCGCACGCCGAAAGCCCTGGCGGACTTGGAGCAGATGGCGGACCGAGTCAGCCAACTGCCGAATATCGCTGCGGTCAGCGGCATTACGCGTCCTACCGGAAACGTGCCCGAACAATTCCGGGCCACCTATCAGGCGGGTGCCATCGGCACCCTGCTGGCCGGCGGGTCCACCATGATCAACGACCACACCGGTGATCTCAACCGGCTGGTCGCGGGGAGCGGCACGCTGGCCAACAGCCTCGGCGAGGTCCGCGGGCAGGTCAGCCAGCTCGCGGCCAGCTTGGAGGAACTGCAAAGTGCCTTCTCGTCGGCGAAGAGCCAGTACAGCGGCGACGCGCTGGTCAAACAGGTCGACATCGCGGCCCAGCTCGTCGATCACGTCAACTCGCTCAGCAACGCCATGGGCTGGAATTTCTCGGCAGCCAGGAACGTGTTCGCCTGGATAGGCCCGGTGCTGGCAGCGCTGCAGGGCAACCCGATCTGCGATGCCGATCAATCGTGTAGCGCGACTCGCGGGACGTTCGAGCAGCTGGTCGGTTCCCGCGATCAGGCGGACCTCGACGCGATCAACGATTTGGCCCACCAACTTCAGGATTACCAGGACAAAAGGGCACTGAAGTCGTCGACGGACCGGGTGCGCGCCGCGCTGGGGAAGCTCACCAAGGTGATGCATTCGATGGGCATGGACAAACCCGGTGGCCTGCAAGCGAATTTGAATAGCGTGCAAGACGGCGCGAACCGGCTCGCCGGCGGCAGCCGGCAAATAGCCGACGCCGTGGCTGCGCTCGTCGACCAAGTCAAACAGCTCGGTTCCGGGCTCGGTGAATCCGCGGCATTCCTGTTGTCACTCAAACGCGATGCGGCACAACCGGCCATGGCGGGATTCAATATCCCGCCCCAGCTGCTGCACTTAGAGGAGTTCCAGAAGGCGGCCAAGGTATTCATTTCGCCGGACGGCCACTCGGTGCGGTATTTGGTTCAAACCAAACTGAATCCGTTCAGCACCGAAGCGATGGATCAGGTCAACGCGATCACTGCGGCCGCGCGCGGAGCACAACCGAATACCGCGCTGTCCGACGCCACGATTTCGATGGCGGGGTACACCGTTGGTCTGAAGGACACCCGCGACTATTACCAGCACGACATCCGGTTCATCATCGCGGTAACCCTGCTCGTCGTACTGGTGACCTTGATCGCACTGCTTCGTGCGATCGTTGCGCCGCTGTATCTGGTTGCTTCCGTAGTCATTTCCTATTTATCGGCGGTAGGTATCGGCGTACTGGTATTTCAATACCTACTGGGCCAGCAATTGCATTGGAGCGTGCCACCGCTGGCGTTCGTGGTGCTGGTCGCGGTCGGGGCCGACTACAACATGCTGCTCGTTTCGCGAATGCGTGAGGAGTCTGGACACAGCATGCGCTACAGCATCATTCGTACGCTCAGTTCGACAGGCGGCGTGATCACCGCCGCTGGCCTGATCTTCGCTGCGTCGATGTGCGGTCTGTTGTTCTCCGGCATCGGCACCGTGGTCCAGGGCGGTTTCGTGATCGGGGTGGGGATTTTGCTGGACACCTTCTTGGTGCGCACCGTCACGGTTCCCGCCATCGCCGCGCTGGTCGGGCGGGCGAACTGGTGGCCATCGCGAGTGGTCGTGCGCCGACGCGCCGAGCCGCAACCGGTTAGGGGGTACGCATGA
- the pe gene encoding acyltransferase PE: MKKLLAGVSALVTVGATGYFGVGTASADDTPIGGPPTPGAPGDQTAFALGGAHVLGIPYDEYIRQEGAQWFPGQQREIVRYPAGQVQGHVLERLFPGIGRFDELFPGLGLDGPSVGESVDVGVNNLDAAIRAGRPGTAIGLSEGGFVVDGEQARLANDPTAPPPDRLNFATFGDPIGRHAFGQSFLSAMFPVGSTVPALDYTMPPPYESQYDTNRFVAAYDSIADFPDRPDNLFALANTLLGLATGHTAVAFTNPSMVPPQNIRTTINSRGARDTTIMVPEKHLPLVMPLKYVGIDEDTLNKLDAILIPRVNAGYSRNDDPATAPVQVDPVHGFDPAEVTAPANQATFGGGADPLSQIVAGATSVLSHGTG; the protein is encoded by the coding sequence ATGAAGAAGCTACTTGCAGGAGTTTCGGCGTTGGTAACTGTCGGCGCCACAGGGTATTTCGGCGTCGGAACCGCGTCGGCTGACGACACGCCGATCGGCGGACCGCCGACCCCCGGCGCGCCGGGTGACCAGACCGCATTCGCACTCGGCGGCGCTCACGTGCTGGGCATCCCCTACGACGAGTACATCCGCCAAGAGGGCGCGCAGTGGTTCCCCGGCCAGCAGCGCGAAATCGTCCGCTACCCGGCGGGCCAGGTCCAGGGCCACGTGCTGGAACGGCTCTTTCCGGGCATCGGCCGCTTCGATGAACTCTTCCCGGGCCTGGGTCTGGACGGCCCCAGCGTCGGCGAGTCGGTCGACGTCGGAGTAAACAACCTCGATGCGGCGATCCGCGCCGGTCGCCCCGGAACCGCGATCGGTTTGTCCGAGGGCGGGTTCGTGGTCGACGGCGAGCAGGCGCGGCTCGCCAATGACCCGACCGCTCCCCCACCGGACCGGCTGAATTTCGCCACCTTCGGCGACCCGATCGGGCGCCACGCCTTCGGTCAGAGCTTCCTGAGCGCCATGTTCCCGGTCGGCAGCACCGTCCCCGCTCTGGACTACACCATGCCGCCGCCGTACGAAAGTCAGTACGACACAAACAGGTTCGTGGCCGCGTACGACTCGATCGCGGACTTCCCCGACCGGCCCGACAACCTGTTCGCGCTCGCCAATACGCTGCTGGGCCTGGCCACCGGTCACACCGCGGTCGCCTTTACGAATCCGAGCATGGTGCCGCCGCAGAACATCAGGACGACGATCAACTCCAGGGGCGCCAGGGACACGACGATCATGGTCCCCGAAAAGCACCTTCCGCTTGTCATGCCGCTGAAATACGTCGGGATCGACGAAGACACGCTCAACAAGCTCGACGCGATCCTGATCCCCCGGGTGAACGCGGGCTACTCGCGAAACGACGACCCGGCGACCGCTCCGGTTCAGGTCGACCCGGTGCACGGGTTTGACCCAGCCGAAGTCACGGCACCGGCCAACCAGGCGACGTTCGGCGGCGGCGCAGATCCGCTGTCACAGATTGTCGCCGGTGCCACGTCCGTGTTGTCCCACGGCACCGGCTGA